The following are encoded in a window of Vicugna pacos chromosome 28, VicPac4, whole genome shotgun sequence genomic DNA:
- the ITPRIPL1 gene encoding inositol 1,4,5-trisphosphate receptor-interacting protein-like 1 isoform X3 translates to MYVVHHPLMVSDRMDLDTLARSRQLEKRMSEEMRQLEIEFEERKRAAEEKLKAENFWRGDTSDDQLVLGRKDMGWPFQADGQEGPLGWMLGNLWNAGLFCFFLIFELLRQNMQYEPAFDSSSDEEEEEVRVVPVTSYNWLTDFPSREALESFYKHHVQNVTRDLPCTCEFVESFVDDLIEACRVLSRREAHPQLEDCLGIGAAFEKWGTLHETQKFDILVPIVPPQGTMFVLEMRDPALGRRCGCVVVESECMCKREKLLGDVLCLVHHHRDHQALLGKCNSSIKAALCTGSHLDVCKTVQWFRNMVGNAWALVAHKYDFKLSLPPSTTCCKLRLDYRSGRFLSIRLVLGVQREDTLVYLVSQAPDQEQLTSVDWPESFAACEHLFLKLVGRFAPENTCHLKCLQIILSLRDTQSLPQGASRPILTSYHFKTALMHLLLRLPLTDWQHSMLSQRLQDILWFLGRGLQQRSLHHFLIGNAFLPLTIPIPKTFRNAEPVNLFQHLVLNPMAHSQAVEEFHNLLTQVKTLPCASLAGAR, encoded by the coding sequence ATGTACGTGGTTCACCACCCCTTGATGGTCAGTGACCGGATGGACCTGGACACGCTAGCCAGAAGCCGGCAGCTGGAGAAGCGGATGAGCGAGGAGATGCGCCAGTTAGAGATAGAGTTTGAAGAGCGGAAGCGTGCAGCGGAGGAGAAGCTGAAGGCAGAGAACTTCTGGAGAGGAGACACGTCAGATGACCAGTTAGTGCTGGGGAGGAAAGACATGGGGTGGCCGTTCCAGGCTGATGGCCAGGAGGGGCCGCTGGGCTGGATGCTAGGAAACCTGTGGAATGCCGGCCTCTTTTGCTTTTTCCTCATCTTCGAGCTCCTGCGACAGAACATGCAGTATGAGCCGGCCTTCGATTCCAGCagcgacgaggaggaggaggaggtccgTGTCGTGCCTGTCACCTCCTACAACTGGCTTACTGACTTTCCCTCACGGGAGGCCCTGGAGTCTTTTTACAAGCACCATGTCCAGAATGTCACGCGGGACCTGCCCTGCACCTGCGAGTTTGTGGAGAGCTTCGTGGACGACCTCATCGAAGCCTGTCGGGTGCTCAGCCGCCGGGAGGCTCACCCACAGTTGGAGGACTGCCTGGGCATCGGGGCTGCCTTCGAGAAATGGGGAACCCTCCACGAGACCCAGAAATTTGACATCCTGGTGCCCATTGTTCCCCCCCAGGGCACAATGTTTGTGCTGGAGATGCGGGATCCAGCCCTGGGCCGCCGCTGTGGCTGCGTGGTGGTGGAGTCAGAATGCATGTGCAAGCGTGAGAAACTTCTGGGGGATGTGCTGTGCCTGGTGCACCACCACAGGGACCACCAGGCCCTCCTGGGCAAGTGCAACAGCTCCATCAAGGCGGCTCTCTGCACCGGCTCCCATCTGGACGTGTGCAAGACTGTCCAGTGGTTCCGGAACATGGTGGGCAATGCCTGGGCCCTCGTAGCCCACAAGTATGACTTTAAGCTCAGCCTGCCACCGTCCACCACCTGCTGCAAGCTCAGGCTGGACTACCGCTCAGGCCGCTTTCTCTCCATCCGCTTGGTCCTGGGGGTGCAACGGGAAGACACCTTGGTCTACCTGGTGAGTCAGGCCCCTGACCAGGAACAGCTCACCAGCGTGGACTGGCCTGAGTCCTTTGCAGCCTGTGAGCACTTGTTCCTAAAGCTGGTGGGGCGTTTTGCTCCAGAGAACACCTGTCATCTCAAGTGCCTCCAGATCATTTTAAGTCTCCGGGACACTCAGAGTTTACCCCAGGGAGCATCCCGTCCCATCCTCACCTCTTACCACTTTAAAACAGCCCTCATGCACCTGTTGCTCCGGCTGCCCCTAACAGACTGGCAGCACAGCATGCTCTCCCAGCGGCTCCAGGACATCCTCTGGTTCTTGGGCCGAGGCCTCCAGCAGAGGTCTCTCCATCATTTCCTCATCGGTAACGCCTTCCTGCCCCTGACCATCCCGATCCCTAAGACATTTCGGAATGCTGAGCCTGTCAATCTCTTTCAACACCTGGTGCTAAACCCCATGGCACATTCACAGGCAGTGGAAGAGTTCCACAACCTTCTGACCCAGGTGAAAACTCTGCCCTGTGCTTCGTTGGCTGGGGCACGTTAA
- the ITPRIPL1 gene encoding inositol 1,4,5-trisphosphate receptor-interacting protein-like 1 isoform X1, giving the protein MISGSGEYALESRQFPKITTDSHPPTSPDAEVSMAVISLLFLAVMYVVHHPLMVSDRMDLDTLARSRQLEKRMSEEMRQLEIEFEERKRAAEEKLKAENFWRGDTSDDQLVLGRKDMGWPFQADGQEGPLGWMLGNLWNAGLFCFFLIFELLRQNMQYEPAFDSSSDEEEEEVRVVPVTSYNWLTDFPSREALESFYKHHVQNVTRDLPCTCEFVESFVDDLIEACRVLSRREAHPQLEDCLGIGAAFEKWGTLHETQKFDILVPIVPPQGTMFVLEMRDPALGRRCGCVVVESECMCKREKLLGDVLCLVHHHRDHQALLGKCNSSIKAALCTGSHLDVCKTVQWFRNMVGNAWALVAHKYDFKLSLPPSTTCCKLRLDYRSGRFLSIRLVLGVQREDTLVYLVSQAPDQEQLTSVDWPESFAACEHLFLKLVGRFAPENTCHLKCLQIILSLRDTQSLPQGASRPILTSYHFKTALMHLLLRLPLTDWQHSMLSQRLQDILWFLGRGLQQRSLHHFLIGNAFLPLTIPIPKTFRNAEPVNLFQHLVLNPMAHSQAVEEFHNLLTQVKTLPCASLAGAR; this is encoded by the exons ATGATCTCG GGCTCCGGGGAATATGCACTGGAGAGCAGACAATTCCCGAAGATCACCACTGACTCCCACCCTCCCACTTCTCCAGATGCAGAGGTCTCCATGGCTGTGATAAGCCTTCTGTTCTTGGCAGTGATGTACGTGGTTCACCACCCCTTGATGGTCAGTGACCGGATGGACCTGGACACGCTAGCCAGAAGCCGGCAGCTGGAGAAGCGGATGAGCGAGGAGATGCGCCAGTTAGAGATAGAGTTTGAAGAGCGGAAGCGTGCAGCGGAGGAGAAGCTGAAGGCAGAGAACTTCTGGAGAGGAGACACGTCAGATGACCAGTTAGTGCTGGGGAGGAAAGACATGGGGTGGCCGTTCCAGGCTGATGGCCAGGAGGGGCCGCTGGGCTGGATGCTAGGAAACCTGTGGAATGCCGGCCTCTTTTGCTTTTTCCTCATCTTCGAGCTCCTGCGACAGAACATGCAGTATGAGCCGGCCTTCGATTCCAGCagcgacgaggaggaggaggaggtccgTGTCGTGCCTGTCACCTCCTACAACTGGCTTACTGACTTTCCCTCACGGGAGGCCCTGGAGTCTTTTTACAAGCACCATGTCCAGAATGTCACGCGGGACCTGCCCTGCACCTGCGAGTTTGTGGAGAGCTTCGTGGACGACCTCATCGAAGCCTGTCGGGTGCTCAGCCGCCGGGAGGCTCACCCACAGTTGGAGGACTGCCTGGGCATCGGGGCTGCCTTCGAGAAATGGGGAACCCTCCACGAGACCCAGAAATTTGACATCCTGGTGCCCATTGTTCCCCCCCAGGGCACAATGTTTGTGCTGGAGATGCGGGATCCAGCCCTGGGCCGCCGCTGTGGCTGCGTGGTGGTGGAGTCAGAATGCATGTGCAAGCGTGAGAAACTTCTGGGGGATGTGCTGTGCCTGGTGCACCACCACAGGGACCACCAGGCCCTCCTGGGCAAGTGCAACAGCTCCATCAAGGCGGCTCTCTGCACCGGCTCCCATCTGGACGTGTGCAAGACTGTCCAGTGGTTCCGGAACATGGTGGGCAATGCCTGGGCCCTCGTAGCCCACAAGTATGACTTTAAGCTCAGCCTGCCACCGTCCACCACCTGCTGCAAGCTCAGGCTGGACTACCGCTCAGGCCGCTTTCTCTCCATCCGCTTGGTCCTGGGGGTGCAACGGGAAGACACCTTGGTCTACCTGGTGAGTCAGGCCCCTGACCAGGAACAGCTCACCAGCGTGGACTGGCCTGAGTCCTTTGCAGCCTGTGAGCACTTGTTCCTAAAGCTGGTGGGGCGTTTTGCTCCAGAGAACACCTGTCATCTCAAGTGCCTCCAGATCATTTTAAGTCTCCGGGACACTCAGAGTTTACCCCAGGGAGCATCCCGTCCCATCCTCACCTCTTACCACTTTAAAACAGCCCTCATGCACCTGTTGCTCCGGCTGCCCCTAACAGACTGGCAGCACAGCATGCTCTCCCAGCGGCTCCAGGACATCCTCTGGTTCTTGGGCCGAGGCCTCCAGCAGAGGTCTCTCCATCATTTCCTCATCGGTAACGCCTTCCTGCCCCTGACCATCCCGATCCCTAAGACATTTCGGAATGCTGAGCCTGTCAATCTCTTTCAACACCTGGTGCTAAACCCCATGGCACATTCACAGGCAGTGGAAGAGTTCCACAACCTTCTGACCCAGGTGAAAACTCTGCCCTGTGCTTCGTTGGCTGGGGCACGTTAA
- the ITPRIPL1 gene encoding inositol 1,4,5-trisphosphate receptor-interacting protein-like 1 isoform X2: MAVISLLFLAVMYVVHHPLMVSDRMDLDTLARSRQLEKRMSEEMRQLEIEFEERKRAAEEKLKAENFWRGDTSDDQLVLGRKDMGWPFQADGQEGPLGWMLGNLWNAGLFCFFLIFELLRQNMQYEPAFDSSSDEEEEEVRVVPVTSYNWLTDFPSREALESFYKHHVQNVTRDLPCTCEFVESFVDDLIEACRVLSRREAHPQLEDCLGIGAAFEKWGTLHETQKFDILVPIVPPQGTMFVLEMRDPALGRRCGCVVVESECMCKREKLLGDVLCLVHHHRDHQALLGKCNSSIKAALCTGSHLDVCKTVQWFRNMVGNAWALVAHKYDFKLSLPPSTTCCKLRLDYRSGRFLSIRLVLGVQREDTLVYLVSQAPDQEQLTSVDWPESFAACEHLFLKLVGRFAPENTCHLKCLQIILSLRDTQSLPQGASRPILTSYHFKTALMHLLLRLPLTDWQHSMLSQRLQDILWFLGRGLQQRSLHHFLIGNAFLPLTIPIPKTFRNAEPVNLFQHLVLNPMAHSQAVEEFHNLLTQVKTLPCASLAGAR; encoded by the coding sequence ATGGCTGTGATAAGCCTTCTGTTCTTGGCAGTGATGTACGTGGTTCACCACCCCTTGATGGTCAGTGACCGGATGGACCTGGACACGCTAGCCAGAAGCCGGCAGCTGGAGAAGCGGATGAGCGAGGAGATGCGCCAGTTAGAGATAGAGTTTGAAGAGCGGAAGCGTGCAGCGGAGGAGAAGCTGAAGGCAGAGAACTTCTGGAGAGGAGACACGTCAGATGACCAGTTAGTGCTGGGGAGGAAAGACATGGGGTGGCCGTTCCAGGCTGATGGCCAGGAGGGGCCGCTGGGCTGGATGCTAGGAAACCTGTGGAATGCCGGCCTCTTTTGCTTTTTCCTCATCTTCGAGCTCCTGCGACAGAACATGCAGTATGAGCCGGCCTTCGATTCCAGCagcgacgaggaggaggaggaggtccgTGTCGTGCCTGTCACCTCCTACAACTGGCTTACTGACTTTCCCTCACGGGAGGCCCTGGAGTCTTTTTACAAGCACCATGTCCAGAATGTCACGCGGGACCTGCCCTGCACCTGCGAGTTTGTGGAGAGCTTCGTGGACGACCTCATCGAAGCCTGTCGGGTGCTCAGCCGCCGGGAGGCTCACCCACAGTTGGAGGACTGCCTGGGCATCGGGGCTGCCTTCGAGAAATGGGGAACCCTCCACGAGACCCAGAAATTTGACATCCTGGTGCCCATTGTTCCCCCCCAGGGCACAATGTTTGTGCTGGAGATGCGGGATCCAGCCCTGGGCCGCCGCTGTGGCTGCGTGGTGGTGGAGTCAGAATGCATGTGCAAGCGTGAGAAACTTCTGGGGGATGTGCTGTGCCTGGTGCACCACCACAGGGACCACCAGGCCCTCCTGGGCAAGTGCAACAGCTCCATCAAGGCGGCTCTCTGCACCGGCTCCCATCTGGACGTGTGCAAGACTGTCCAGTGGTTCCGGAACATGGTGGGCAATGCCTGGGCCCTCGTAGCCCACAAGTATGACTTTAAGCTCAGCCTGCCACCGTCCACCACCTGCTGCAAGCTCAGGCTGGACTACCGCTCAGGCCGCTTTCTCTCCATCCGCTTGGTCCTGGGGGTGCAACGGGAAGACACCTTGGTCTACCTGGTGAGTCAGGCCCCTGACCAGGAACAGCTCACCAGCGTGGACTGGCCTGAGTCCTTTGCAGCCTGTGAGCACTTGTTCCTAAAGCTGGTGGGGCGTTTTGCTCCAGAGAACACCTGTCATCTCAAGTGCCTCCAGATCATTTTAAGTCTCCGGGACACTCAGAGTTTACCCCAGGGAGCATCCCGTCCCATCCTCACCTCTTACCACTTTAAAACAGCCCTCATGCACCTGTTGCTCCGGCTGCCCCTAACAGACTGGCAGCACAGCATGCTCTCCCAGCGGCTCCAGGACATCCTCTGGTTCTTGGGCCGAGGCCTCCAGCAGAGGTCTCTCCATCATTTCCTCATCGGTAACGCCTTCCTGCCCCTGACCATCCCGATCCCTAAGACATTTCGGAATGCTGAGCCTGTCAATCTCTTTCAACACCTGGTGCTAAACCCCATGGCACATTCACAGGCAGTGGAAGAGTTCCACAACCTTCTGACCCAGGTGAAAACTCTGCCCTGTGCTTCGTTGGCTGGGGCACGTTAA